TTCGCCCTCAGGTCCGCCCGACCCGGACGAGCCGCAGCGCGTGGCCGCCGCAGCCGCAAAACTCGGCCTGAAGCACGTGGTGATCACCTCCGTGACCCGCGACGACCTGCCGGACGGCGGGGCGCAGCTGTTCGCGCAGACCATCCGTGCCGTGCGCTGCGAGCTGCCCCAGGCCTCTGTCGAGGTGCTCATCCCTGATTTCCAGGGCGACGCGCAGGCCCTGGCCGCCGTGCTGGACGCCGCGCCTGACGTGTTGAACCACAATCTGGAGACCGTGCCCGCTCTCTATTCCACGGTGCGTCCCCAGGCGCGCTACGAACAAAGCCTGGAGCTTCTGGCGCGGGTCCGGGCCTTCGCGAAGGCGGGTTCTCCGGTCAAGTCCAAGAGCGGGCTGATGCTGGGCCTCGGGGAGACGCGCGAACAGCTGACGCGGGTGCTTGAAGATCTGGCCCGGGTGGGCTGCGACATGGTCACCGTTGGGCAGTACCTGCGCCCGTCGCGGCGCAATCTCCCGGTCGTGCGTTATGTGGAGCCCGCCGAGTTCGATGAGATCGCGGAACTCGGCCGGGGGCTGGGCATCCCGGTGATGTACTGCGGGCCACTTGTCCGCTCAAGCCACGACGCCAAGGCGCTCCTGGGCGCGTAGCTTCCCGGCTGCGCGCCGTACGGTTGCGGCGGTGGCCGCGCGTGTCGATTCCGAAATGCACGGTTACGTGCCGCACAGGCGTTTCGCCCGCCGTGTTTCCATCCCCGGCCCGGTTGCCGGGAGGAGGCGTATGGGATACAAACCGACAGTTTCATCAGCATCACGAGGAGGTGACGCAGTGGGGTTTCAGGCTACAGGCATGCCAGGACTTTGGCTGTATGCCCCCAAGGTCTTCAAGGATGACCGGGGCTTCTTCATGGAGAGCTACAATCAGGCCACGTTCGAGGCTCAGGGCCTGGCGCTTGCGTTCATCCAGGACAACCACGCGCTCTCGCGCAACCAGGGCGTGTTGCGCGG
This genomic window from Fundidesulfovibrio putealis DSM 16056 contains:
- the lipA gene encoding lipoyl synthase gives rise to the protein MNSSPRLPAWLKVKPPQGEEFSRTASVVAGQELHTVCRQARCPNMAECFGKGVATFLILGGVCSRSCGFCNITPGSPSGPPDPDEPQRVAAAAAKLGLKHVVITSVTRDDLPDGGAQLFAQTIRAVRCELPQASVEVLIPDFQGDAQALAAVLDAAPDVLNHNLETVPALYSTVRPQARYEQSLELLARVRAFAKAGSPVKSKSGLMLGLGETREQLTRVLEDLARVGCDMVTVGQYLRPSRRNLPVVRYVEPAEFDEIAELGRGLGIPVMYCGPLVRSSHDAKALLGA